From a region of the Roseivirga sp. 4D4 genome:
- a CDS encoding DUF6728 family protein, which yields MKDKEMSEEKKSAEKEERVKLTAKEAFDFGPLLGYFFRKKDPNRPNNFNLRMMHGVNKISIIMFLIALTVIIARAISRSM from the coding sequence TTGAAGGATAAAGAAATGTCAGAAGAAAAGAAGAGTGCTGAAAAGGAAGAAAGGGTTAAACTAACGGCTAAAGAGGCCTTTGACTTTGGTCCATTATTGGGTTATTTCTTTAGAAAGAAGGACCCTAATCGTCCGAATAATTTCAATTTACGGATGATGCATGGCGTGAACAAGATTTCTATTATCATGTTTTTAATTGCCCTGACCGTGATAATTGCTCGTGCTATTTCACGCAGCATGTAG